The proteins below are encoded in one region of Tachypleus tridentatus isolate NWPU-2018 chromosome 4, ASM421037v1, whole genome shotgun sequence:
- the LOC143248508 gene encoding uncharacterized protein LOC143248508 has protein sequence MGNTCSHSVHLAPCRSSMLPSFEIKDNEQKGILKYRSSATRLLPPPQPGQCLRITENGNILLNGGTISGRKLPSLIEEEADSEVLRILQKRMSRLDERERNTDHVHRSHSDPDISHSLIEQKNCGEKRHFFKSAAAVSPSKAKIKSRKTNRAPEPPRSDRRQDKSDPYSLRHGTHFKPNRKEWKAKQPAPPPPPPLLSSERGKLETLQEVPGDGDSRSSSDAFRINISENRDISKNINKNLYENTEQSQSKERQERYPTKVEREANVTTDNKFEQMRNVVFNSKNITLETHELRSTSSLVCNKTENRNAGTFKEQIEAAARKHFQRSKEVSKSTEKTKTDQQGRGQHFESKTECCSSRKFYFSENVSSKCKRSEGLILTEAHNPKKSTETRDKNPIVTKAVVSHTFSASDQPEKITKIIEFTKNEISNQLGCLRGHKSTKHTNSEVQQEVLNNSIKAALDRTDTPTLSRYNMVYRSLDNRSDESERTEVKHADYKSHFSDSDENNTDIRLQLKPTLPRKHLEIPKFSPSEAWKCLNIDRIIGHHESDLSSNEEDIHEEKINQRNRSSVPQRSIVDLCDDSKFSQDGEFAHKEEAPPKIDTNQRPEVLGSSSPEMSATDRQTWIPQNDLEDSETGSVNNCGSNQKHKYSSQNMLTQAKLSLPGNMFGGHQSLPILSDVMCDNGVNSSSFNKGKHGKCKKKDKDGMVTSQHFNSLRNIKKAFRFGNKNIIDEAHSRLGPNWSLSRSIPNNIYKIHETENIGLRKSLSGSMFPSSHDEPDRTNVFSKQTQEVQSFLLQDKGPMMYLPKYASSRSFSDPNKECKRNPSTTKGHSKEKKRFAFDSTIRKHERQKIELKLSRQAAMKEKEREKEIELMNKVEDEFRKQRDKEKISIRYQLRILNREENKDDSNLDKQYMIGQFPNKNEEDVFISDSTTGESDEKRSAYTSENSSPQITPQNQPQWTTGMRKWLRRQRQADDSKKEFSPPRPEPEGARSSGDESQQRDECWCQQSTMCQSLAVANNRENSNVYDTLEVRKDVVNKSCTDGEVCNDNSPMEYNFTNWNWNSNFKERPVQFCSRENTTRQTTESVNQEKHKLNTSRINPRHGKDCVFSKQLNNRDDKEYIQHQKSRCALTDWLPESKQYSWSMGLRRKSCDETSDDESSSASDHNKSSKQMKYVKKDCLLNNSSCRHMSDSEPQTCDKQEYNGLNKCDLTLVLVQPVTTEGGADIQDFVRKEIQFP, from the exons ATGGGTAATACGTGTTCCCATTCCGTCCATCTTGCTCCCTGCCGTTCCTCCATGTTACCATCATTTGAAATAAAAGATAATGAACAAAAAGGAATATTGAAATACAGATCTTCTGCAACCCGACTCCTACCTCCTCCACAACCTGGCCAGTGTCTGAGAATTACTGAAAATGGGAATATCCTTCTAAATGGAGGGACTATTAGTGGTCGGAAACTGCCCAGTCTTATAGAAGAAGAAGCTGATTCCGAAGTTCTGAGGATTTTACAAAAACGGATGTCCAGATTAGATGAGCGTGAAAGAAACACCGATCACGTTCACAGATCTCACAGTGATCCCGACATTAGTCACAGTTTGATAGAACAGAAAAACTGTGGGGAGAAAAGACACTTCTTTAAAAGTGCTGCTGCTGTCAGTCCCAGTAAAGCTAAGATCAAATCGAGGAAGACAAACCGTGCCCCTGAACCACCTCGGTCGGACAGACGGCAGGATAAATCAGACCCATATTCACTTAGACATGGGACACATTTTAAACCGAACAGGAAAGAATGGAAAGCGAAACAACCTGCACCTCCTCCGCCACCACCTCTTTTATCCAGTGAGAGAGGTAAGTTGGAAACACTCCAAGAAGTTCCTGGAGATGGAGACAGCAGGAGTTCAAGCGATGCATTTAggataaatatttcagaaaacagaGATATttcgaaaaatataaataaaaacctgTATGAAAATACAGAACAAAGTCAGAGTAAAGAAAGACAAGAGAGATACCCAACTAAAGTGGAAAGAGAGGCAAATGTTACAACCGATAATAAGTTTGAACAGATGAGAAACGTTGTGtttaacagtaaaaacatcaCATTGGAAACTCACGAGTTACGATCAACATCGAGTCTCGTGTGTAATAAGACAGAGAATCGAAATGCTGGTACGTTCAAAGAACAGATTGAAGCAGCAGCGAGAAAACATTTCCAACGAAGTAAAGAAGTCTCGAAAAGTACAGAAAAAACTAAAACTGACCAACAGGGAAGAGGACAGCATTTTGAAAGTAAAACTGAGTGTTGTTCGtccagaaaattttatttttcagaaaacgtATCCTCAAAATGTAAAAGATCTGAGGGATTGATATTAACTGAGGCCCACAATCCAAAAAAATCCACCGAAACTCGAGACAAAAACCCTATTGTCACAAAAGCTGTAGTTTCTCACACATTTTCTGCATCAGACCAGCCTGAGAAGATAACGAAAATTATAGAATTTACTAAAAATGAAATTTCTAATCAACTAGGGTGTCTTAGAGGTCATAAATCAACTAAACACACGAATTCTGAAGTTCAACAAGAAGTTCTAAACAACAGCATAAAGGCTGCATTAGATCGAACAGACACACCTACTTTAAGTCGTTATAATATGGTATATAGATCACTCGATAATAGATCAGATGAATCTGAAAGAACAGAGGTGAAACATGCAGACTACAAATCACATTTTAGTGATTCTGATGAAAATAACACTGACATTAGGCTTCAGCTTAAGCCTACTCTTCCAAGGAAACACCTTGAAATCCCTAAATTTTCTCCTTCAGAAGCCTGGAAGTGTTTGAACATTGATCGAATAATAGGTCATCACGAGTCAGACCTCAGCAGCAACGAGGAGGACATCCACGAAGAAAAGATCAATCAAAGGAACAGATCATCTGTTCCCCAAAGATCCATTGTTGACCTCTGTGATGATTCAAAATTTTCTCAAGATGGCGAATTTGCACATAAAGAAGAAGCACCACCAAAGATAGACACGAACCAAAGACCAGAAGTTCTGGGAAGTTCCTCTCCGGAGATGTCAGCTACGGACAGACAGACTTGGATTCCACAGAATGATCTTGAGGATTCGGAAACAGGAAGCGTTAATAACTGTGGATCTAATCAGAAACATAAATACAGTTCTCAAAACATGTTAACACAGGCGAAGCTATCACTTCCAGGTAATATGTTTGGCGGGCATCAGTCTTTACCAATACTCAGTGACGTTATGTGTGACAATGGTGTCAATTCTTCGTCTTTTAACAAAGGGAAACACGGAAAATGCAAAAAGAAAGACAAAGATGGTATGGTTACATCTCAACATTTTAACAGTCTCAGAAACATAAAGAAGGCGTTCAGATTtggaaacaaaaatatcattgaTGAAGCCCACTCAAGATTAGGTCCTAACTGGTCATTAAGTCGCAGTATACCAAACAATATCTATAAAATTCACGAAACAGAAAATATAGGTTTGAGAAAAAGTCTGTCAGGCTCTATGTTTCCTTCTTCACACGACGAACCTGACAGAACAAACGTATTTTCAAAACAGACACAAGAAGTCCAGTCTTTTCTATTACAAGACAAGGGACCGATGATGTATTTACCAAAATATGCATCTTCACGATCCTTTAGCGACCCTAACAAAGAATGTAAACGAAATCCATCAACAACAAAAGGCCATTCTAAGGAGAAGAAAAGATTTGCCTTTGATAGCACCATTAGGAAGCACGAAAGGCAAAAGATAGAACTGAAGCTTTCCCGGCAAGCAGCAATGAAGGAGAAGGAGCGAGAAAAAGAAATTGAATTGATGAATAAAGTTGAAGACGAATTCCGCAAACAAAGAGATAAGGAGAAGATAAGCATTCGATACCAACTTAGAATTTTGAACAGGGAAGAAAACAAAGATGACTCTAATCTAGATAAACAATACATGATTGGCCAATTCCCAAATAAAAATGAGGAAGATGTTTTCATTAGTGACTCAACTACTGGAGAATCAGATGAAAAGCGTTCAGCATATACTTCTGAAAACTCTTCACCACAAATCACACCTCAGAACCAGCCTCAGTGGACAACAGGTATGAGAAAATGGTTAAGAAGACAACGACAAGCTGATGATTCTAAGAAGGAATTCAGCCCTCCTAGGCCAGAGCCAGAAGGAGCCAGGTCATCTGGAGATGAGAGTCAACAACGTGATGAATGCTGGTGTCAACAAAGTACAATGTGCCAGTCATTAGCTGTTGCAAATAACAGAGAAAATAGTAACGTTTATGACACGCTAGAAGTAAGAAAGGATGTGGTGAACAAATCATGTACGGATGGGGAAGTTTGTAACGATAACTCTCCCATGGAATACAATTTTACAAATTGGAACTGGAATTCCAATTTCAAGGAAAGACCAGTTCAATTCTGTAGTAGAGAGAACACTACTAGACAGACAACTGAAAGTGTAAATCAAGAGAAACATAAACTCAACACTTCACGTATTAACCCAAGACATGGTAAAGACTGTGTGTTTTCTAAACAACTCAATAATCGAGATGACAAAGAATACATCCAGCATCAGAAATCAAGATGTGCTCTGACTGACTGGTTGCCAGAAAGTAAACAATACAGCTGGAGTATGGGTTTGAGAAGGAAGTCTTGTGATGAAACTTCAGATGATGAATCTTCAAGTGCAAGTGACCACAacaaaagttcaaaacaaatgaaatacgTTAAGAAAGACTGCTTACTGAACAACAGTTCATGTCGACACATGTCGGACAGTGAACCTCAAACTTGTGACAAACAAGAATATAATGGACTGAATAAATGTGATCTCACCTTAGTACTCGTACAGCCCGTTACCACAGAAGGTGGAGCTGATATACAAG ATTTTGTAAGAAAGGAGATACAATTTCCTTGA